One genomic window of Corythoichthys intestinalis isolate RoL2023-P3 chromosome 18, ASM3026506v1, whole genome shotgun sequence includes the following:
- the tmem135 gene encoding transmembrane protein 135: MAALSKITHNCYEVGHTWNPSCMQSTLDITKGALEVSFKIYAPLYVVAAILRGRKKDYYLKRLLPEILQSTSFLTANGGLYIFFFCILRKLLGGFYSWSAGFGSALPASYIAILLERKSRRGLLTIYMTNLATETLFRMAMTRGLIKPIKHGEVLLFCITASLYMFLFRSKDGLKGFAFSALKFIIGKEEIPSHSVLAEQVPATPREASADSETEASHASRIQHYSRSNSLLAYVRKLLKSLCLRGPKHRCCKHQNDNCISYSVKGFVRMFSVGYLIQCCLKVPSALRYVFSKPSRLPSLFYNKDNFQLGAFLGFFVSIYKGASCLLRWLRDIDDELHALVAGFLAGISMFFYKSTSISMYLFSKLVETLYFKGIEAGHFPYFPQADTYLYAISTAICFQAAVMEMQNLRPAYWKFLLRLTKGRFGLMNRQLLDVFGTEASKNFQGFSPKLDPRYVSAPSQTMLPSGGDVQLGWRGVLVIRNCDLL; encoded by the exons ATGGCAGCGCTCAGCAAAATAACGCACAACTGCTATGAAGTCGGTCACACTTGGAACCCGTCGTGTATGCAGTCCACCTTGGACATAACGAAAGGCGCGTTGGAGGTCTCTTTCAAAATATACGCCCCTCTTTACGTG GTAGCAGCTATTCTTAGGGGAAGGAAAAAGGATTACTACTTGAAAAGGCTTCTTCCCGAGATCTTACAGTCTACCTCTTTCCTCACTGCCAATGGAGGCCtctatattttcttcttctgtATTCTCAG GAAACTGCTGGGAGGCTTTTATTCTTGGTCCGCTGGGTTTGGCTCGGCCCTGCCCGCCTCCTATATTGCTATCCTTCTAGAGCGCAAGAGCAG AAGAGGACTTCTCACAATATACATGACAAATCTA GCAACAGAGACCTTGTTTCGCATGGCCATGACGCGTGGCCTCATCAAACCCATCAAACATGGCGAG GTGCTCCTCTTCTGCATTACTGCATCCCTCTACATGTTCCTCTTTAG GAGTAAAGATGGCCTCAAGGGCTTTGCATTTTCAGCATTAAA ATTCATCATCGGCAAAGAAGAGATCCCATCTCACTCTGTTCTGGCCGAGCAGGTTCCTGCAACTCCCCGAGAGGCGTCGGCCGACTCGGAGACTGAGGCTTCGCATGCCTCAAGAATACAGCACTACTCAAGGAGCAACTCTTTGTTAGCCTATGTCAGGAAACTGCTAAAGTCATT ATGCCTACGAGGTCCGAAACACAGATGTTGTAAACATCAGAATGACAATTGCATTTCTTACTCCGTTAAA GGTTTTGTGAGGATGTTCAGCGTTGGCTACTTGATTCAGTGCTGCCTTAAAGTGCCCTCAGCGTTACGCTACGTCTTCTCAAAACCGTCACGGCTTCCTTCCCTCTTCTACAACAAAGACAACTTCCAGCTCGGGGCTTTTCTAGGGTTTTTTGTTAGCATCTACAAG GGAGCAAGCTGCTTGCTACGTTGGTTGCGGGATATTGACGACGAGCTCCATGCTTTGGTGGCTG ggttcctggcaggaatctccaTGTTCTTCTACAAGAGCACATCGATATCAATGTATCTCTTCTCTAAGCTGGTGGAG ACCTTGTACTTCAAGGGCATCGAGGCAGGTCACTTTCCGTATTTCCCACAAGCGGACACATATCTGTACGCCATCTCCACCGCCATCTGTTTTCAAGCT GCTGTGATGGAGATGCAGAATCTTCGGCCTGCGTACTGGAAGTTTCTGCTGCGTCTTACTAAGGGCAG GTTTGGGCTGATGAACCGACAGCTGCTAGATGTTTTTGGCACCGAGGCCTCTAAGAACTTTCAGGGCTTTTCTCCCAAACTGGATCCACGCTATGTTTCGGCGCCCAGCCAAACGATGCTACCATCAGGAGGCGACGTTCAGCTTGGATGGCGTGGGGTTTTGGTGATCAGAAATTGTGACCTTTTGTGA